CCTTGTGAATATTGTTGTAaatacgttagtgacacatctccatttaTCCCGAATAAAGGTGTACACGGATTCTactgtaccctcgcagctttTGAGGGTGCTCCGAATAACGGAGGAAACTACcagtacatacatatatacatacgaAAGGAAgtattgtttgtctgattgtctctTTGTTTAACCACAGTGTTGTCAGCTTACTTTCGATCTTTGAATTTGaacgtccctctggtatctttcactccTCTTTTAAAAATATTCGAAATAGTTCtaattgttaaaatttgaaaattgtcgGATTGTTAAATACTCTGAAATAATTTATTCTCATTGACCACATGAGCAGTTTTTAAATTATTAGTTTTCCTGTgtgaacaattcaaatgaaaagttTCTAACCGGTTTTTTCAGCAGGTGTGCTCTTGTAAGTGTTATTTTCGCCAATGGTCTTAAAACCAGTTTGTGCATCCAGACTGGCATGTTTCTGTCACCACGATAATATATGTTGATCACAGCTACCTGGACAAAGGTCGTAATGCCAGACAGTATAAAAGTAAATGTGAAAAACTCTCCTAAAAAAACGTATATATTCACTCTCATCAGTTTGTTGAGATCATAATTGCATTGTCAAAATTCGTAAGAATATTTCATTACAACAATATAGATTGCTTTAAGAGCTATTAACATACACACAAATAAGTGGGCGATCAGTAATGTTATGCTTTTAAAACTTCGTATTGATTAGCGCGACCTTCATTCAAAAATGAATTATATACCCTGGTCGTATGTACATATAAAGTACCTAATATGCCAGGCTTGTATGCCACTGGTTATATCCAGTAAGCGAATCAAAACACTTTGGCCCACcccttttttatcattattttgatttattctCTTGCATCATATATCACTAAGGAGACAAAAATCTTCAAAACCGAATTATAATGCAACCATGCCTTTAATAAAGTTCAAAGTATACAAATATTTGCATTTACtggacgttttttttttcttcattagatatcaaataaacatttgtaaattaTCACTATACAACTGTAGCCTTAGCCAGCCTTTTGATTTATTTGGGTTTTTGGGGGGTTTGTTTTTCTGATACACTTCAAGCTTTTAATAAATTTAAGcatttttacttgttttatttccAGAAACTAGAGTACTTGTATACGCAAAACAGTTCATTTGTTATTGATGAATTGTCTGTATCAATAACTTTGATGTAAGTTCTAAAGCAgattatttttgtacaaaatttatgaGAATTCACTTCTAGTTCCGGTTCAAGTAGaaaattattgaattatttaatCAGCTATCAAGTAAAACATTTGTTAGTTCACCAAGCTTAACCAGAGTCGATAGCCAAAAACAACTCTATTGCATACATGATCACATTGTAGTATCATATTATTTGCTGTTCTTTAATTGTACAAATGAATTTGACTTAAAAGCagactttgaatatttttattaacaaataaacTAACCTAATAATGGCCGAGCTTCGTCTGATGGCGGTAATCTGTCAGCAACCAATAGCTGGAAAACTGTCAATGAAAGCATGACTGTAACTTCTAATGAAACTTTCTCTCCAGATTCCACCGGAAGTAGAAACCCAAGGGTGGCTAAAAATGTAATGATTAGTGATGGCAATATAATGTTAGCCTCATAAAACCTTGGCTTTCTTTTCAGGAAAAGGTTGTAAGTAAGATCAACAAAGGGATCTGAGTGTATTGAATATTGTTCTATGTGTTTTACAGCAGGTACTCTAGGTATTTCCCATTCAACATTTTCTTTCAGTGCGGACAAGTCAGCATgatcattttcaaggttcatatCCAACAAGTTCCCAGTGTAGATCCAAGATCCGAATTGCAATGGACACATTTGCCTATCAAATGGAAAGTTTGTGACATCAACTTGGCACTGTATTTCTGTAACTGTAGGAAAATTGTAATTGATTGCACCATCGTAACTTATATTTGCTCTGAACTTTTCCAATCCATAAAATTCCTGTGACACACTAAATGACAAAAACagttaattatataaatacattattttatttcagtCAGCATATCGTCTTATTTTAGTAAACCTTTATCAAGCAAACCCTTTCGTCGAAAATAAGCATGAGACAAGTACATCTAACCTTTAGATATTGTACAATTGACCGTTTAGATAAAAGTAGCATAAgttaagtttttggtggggtgttctacgttgtgtcatgtgtactattatttgtctgtttgtctttttcatttttatacatggcgttgtcagtttattttcgattaatgagtttgactgtccctctggtaactttcttctttcttttaagGTAATTTGTCATTTCACGGTGATACCACAGTTTGAGTTTAACTATAGATATATGGTTTAGACAAATATACCAAAAGCTATATCATTATTTCATGCAGATGACAAAGTATTTAGTTGGTCGTTTAATTACACCAGATTATCATGTCGTCAATGGTAGTAATTTACCCTTCGAATAAACAACAGATTATCATGTCAATTAGAGTAATATACTCCTCGTGTAAACAACAGATTATCATGTCAATAGTAGTAATATGCCCCTCGTGTAAACAAGAGATAACCATGTCGTCAATTGTAGTAATATACTTCTCGTGTAAACCACAGATTATCATGTCAATAGTAATAATATGCCCCTCGTGTAAACAACAGATTTTCATACCGTCTATGGTAGTAATATACCCCTCGTTTAATTTCACCAGAGTATCATGTCAATGGTAGTAATATACCCTTCGTGTAAACAACAGATTATCATGTCGATGGTGGTAATTTACCCCTTGTGCAATTACACCAGATTATCATGTCAATGGTAGTAATATACCCCTCGTGTAACTACACCAGAGTATCATGTCAATGGTAGTAATATACCCCTTGGTAATTACATCAGATTATCATGTCAATGGTAGTAATATACCCCTCGTGTAATTACACCACATTATCATGTCGTCAATGGTAGTACTATACCCCTTGTGTAATTACACCAGATTGTCATGTCGATGGTAGTAATAAACCCCTCGTGTAATATCACCAGATTATCATGTCGTCAATTGTAGTAATATACCCCTCGTGTAATTACACCAGATTATCATGTCGTCAATGGTAGTAATTTACCCCTCGTGTAAACAACAGATTATCATGTCAATTAGAGTAATATACTCCTCGTGTAAACAACAGATTATCATGTCAATAGTAGTAATATGCCCCTCGTGTAAACAACAGATTATCATGTCGTCAATGGTAGTAATATACCCCTCGTTTAATTTCACCCGATTATCATGTCAACGGTAGTAATATACCCCTCGTGTAATTACACCAGAGTATCATGTCAATGGTACTAATATACCCTTCGTGTAAACAACAGATTATCATGTCGATGGTAGTACATTTGTAATATACCCCTTGTGTAATTACACCAGATTACCATGTCAATGGTTGTCATATACCCCTCGTGTAATTACACCAGAGTATCATGTCAATGGTAGTAATATATCCCTCGGTAATTACATAAGATTATCATGTCAATGGTAgtacatagttatcaaaagtaccaggattataattttatacgccagacgcgcgtttcttctacattagactcatcagtgacgctcagatcaaaatagttaaaaagccaaacaaatacaaagttgaagagcattgaggacccaaaattcccaaaagttgtgccaaatatacCCCTCGTTTAATTACACCAGATTATCATGTCGCCGTCAATGGTAGTAATATACCCCTCGTGTAATTACACCAGATTATCATGTCGTCAATGGTAGTAATATACCCCTCGTGTAATTACACCAGAGTATCATGTCAATGGTAGTAATATACCCCTCGTGTAATTACACCAGATTATCATGTCGTCAATGGTAGTAATGTACCCCTCGTGTAATTACATCAGATTATCATGTCGTCAATGGTAGTAATGTACCCCTCGTGTAATTACATCAGATTATCATGTCGTCAATGGTAGTAATTTACCCTTCGTGTAAACAATACATTTTCATGTCGTCAATGGTAGTTATATACCCCTCGTGTAATTACACCAGAGTATTGTGTCAATGGTAGTAATATATCCCTCGTGTAATTACACCAGATTATCATGTCAATGGTAGTAATATCCCCTCGTGTAAACAACTGTAGGAATGCAGTTTTTTGTATATTAACTGTTCTCTTTAAATATGTAATGCAAcgatattttgtataattataatgcttgtaaataaacccatcatagataccaggactaaattttgtatatacaccagacgcgcgtttcgtctacaaaagactcgtatCATCTTTCTATTCTTAAATTCCCCTGattaaatacactttattcatgTTACTCATTAATCAATTCAATTGCGTAATATTTATGATTAATATAATATCCGAATGAttctaattttgaaatttaaagtaGCTGTAAGAAAATGAATGAATGTAGAGTTCTTATAAAAGATAAATTAATATTTGTCGAACGTAttacatttttcttcaaatatttcgaTACTGTTTAGTGTTGCTAAGTCTTtcgttttctatattgtgtctcgTGTACtattatgagtttgattgtctctCTGGTATGATTACCTCCTCTtttaggtaacaaaattatcgTTCAAATCGACAAAGTGTGTCCT
The window above is part of the Mytilus galloprovincialis chromosome 4, xbMytGall1.hap1.1, whole genome shotgun sequence genome. Proteins encoded here:
- the LOC143073705 gene encoding neuronal acetylcholine receptor subunit alpha-10-like isoform X1, giving the protein MASNTRYMIIFISLFGLSLCSKSTLIKLTTAVFSDYDPSIRPYCQGHEQVNVTMDLAIRQLIDMNEPDQIIKLNLWIRLRWMDCLLTWNPSDYDNITDLIVPFDKVWTPDITIYDSVSQEFYGLEKFRANISYDGAINYNFPTVTEIQCQVDVTNFPFDRQMCPLQFGSWIYTGNLLDMNLENDHADLSALKENVEWEIPRVPAVKHIEQYSIHSDPFVDLTYNLFLKRKPRFYEANIILPSLIITFLATLGFLLPVESGEKVSLEVTVMLSLTVFQLLVADRLPPSDEARPLLGEFFTFTFILSGITTFVQVAVINIYYRGDRNMPVWMHKLVLRPLAKITLTRAHLLKKPARDDDNKQDVDDLDNTTKWQTLSICIDRVGLILFIVILTIGCIVIFTNFT
- the LOC143073705 gene encoding neuronal acetylcholine receptor subunit alpha-9-like isoform X2; its protein translation is MASNTRYMIIFISLFGLSLCSKSTLIKLTTAVFSDYDPSIRPYCQGHEQVNVTMDLAIRQLIDMNEPDQIIKLNLWIRLRWMDCLLTWNPSDYDNITDLIVPFDKVWTPDITIYDSVSQEFYGLEKFRANISYDGAINYNFPTVTEIQCQVDVTNFPFDRQMCPLQFGSWIYTGNLLDMNLENDHADLSALKENVEWEIPRVPAVKHIEQYSIHSDPFVDLTYNLFLKRKPRFYEANIILPSLIITFLATLGFLLPVESGEKVSLEVTVMLSLTVFQLLVADRLPPSDEARPLLGT